The Streptomyces venezuelae genomic interval GGTTCCAGAGCCGGCCGATGCCGGAGCGGACGAAGAGGTCGCGGACGGCCTCCGAGCCGTCCCGGGCGGGCCGCCGGGCCCTTTCCTCCATGCCCCGCACGGCCTGGGCCAGGAGCCGGGCGGCGACGATCTCGGCGAGGTCGTCGACGGGGACGGTGAGGGAGGCGGCGAGGCTGGTGGACATGCCCCGGTAGCCGATGCCGGAGCGGGCGGGCGTCGAGCGCTCGACGGCCTTGTTGACGAACCGCTCCGCGAAGGACTGGTAGTCGTCGTCGGCGTGGGCCACCGTGCCGTTGGACTCGCTGAGTTCGGTGCCGATGAGCGACATCACCATGGCGGTGATGGAGCGGCGCAGGTCCTCGGATCCGATGACGGACGGCTTGGAGAAGAGGAAGGCGGTCTGCATGGTCGCGGGGCGCAGGGCGACGACCCCGTCCCTGGGGTACGTGACGCTGAGCCGGCCGCGCTGCTCGACGTCGCCGACGGAGTCGGTGGAGTCGGGCATGTTCTGGTCGTCGACGAGCCGTGACAGGTCCACGAGGGCGCGGGCGGCGTTGAGTTCGGCCTCGCGTCCGCCGCCCGCCTCCGGCGGGAACGCCGAGGGCATGACGACGAGCGGGTAGATCTTCACCCCGGGCACCTTGGCGTTGCGGAACTCGTGCCCGACGAGGTGGATGAAGTCGTAGAAGATGCCGGCGCCGGTGCCGCCGGCGACGGAGAAGGCGACGAAGACGTCGCAGCCCCGGATCTTGCCGCCGCCGACCCGCTGGAGGTCGCCGGCCGACTGGCCGATCGCGCCGATCGCCTCGCGGAGCTGCCGCAGGACGGGTTCCAGGCCGGAGCGCAGGGTCGCGAAGAGCGCGGAGCGCCCGACGGTCGGCAGCTGCCCCGCACCGCTGTTGAGGGGGGCGACGCGCGGCTGCCGGATCCGGGGCGGCAGCCAGAGCCGGGTCTCCTCGGGGACGGAGACGCGGAGCATCTCCGTGACCTCGGGAGAGGAGTCGAAGTCGGTGGGCAGCAGGTCCCGGATCATCCGGGAGGTCCGGGCGAAGGCGGCGCCCTCGGCGCCCTTGGCCTTGAACTGCGGCTGCTTCGTGAGCTCCGCCTCGCTGAAGTCGGCGTAGACGAACTGGAGGCAGTCCGGCAGCTGGAAGGGCATCCGGCGGCCGCCGTCGACGAGGTCGGTGCCGTCGGGGCCGCAGAGCTCCCGGCGGAGGCTGCGCTCGAGTTCGGTGCCGATGCGTCCGCCGGTGCCGCCGAGCCCGACGAAGAGCATGGGCTGGTAGATCTTCATGTCGTCTCCCTTGGGGGCCCGTTCAGAAGTTGGGGTCCGGGTCCCCGGCGGTCGAGCCGCCCGTGCCCGTACTGCGTGCTGTTCCGCTGTCGCCTGTTCCGCCGCCGGGTCCGGCGTCGGTCGTCATGGGGTCGCCGGTTCCGGCGCCGGAGCGGCCGGACCGTCGGGGCCGTCCGAACCGGCGCGGCCGCGGAACGCGGCCTTCCTGTGCGGTACGCGTACGGGACCCGGTGCCGTCGCCCGTACGCGCCCCGCTTCCGTCACCCGTACCGAATCCGGAGCCGTCGTCGTCCGTACCGAAGCCGTCGGCCGTACGGAAGCCGGTGGCCGCGCCCGGGCCGTGACCGGCCCCGTATCCGTATCCGTATGCCGAGTCGGTGTCGGTGTCGGTGTCGGTGCCGTACCCGGAGCCGTATCCGCTGTCGGAGCCGGCGCGGCCCGTCCTGCCGCCACGGCCCCTGACTCCGCCCCCGCCCCGTACGACGAGTTCGTACGCGCCGAGGCCGGCCGGCTCGCCCGGCCGCAGGGGCACCTGCGCTCCGCCCCGGGGGCGCAGCAGCAGCTGGCCGGTGCCCGTGCGGCGCAGTACGTGGGCGGAGGACGAGGAGCCGTCGCGGGCGCGGCGGAGGGTGGCCGGCGCGCCGCCCCCGTCGTCGATCGCGAAGGGGAAGGACCCGCGGACGCTCTGGCCCCGGCGGACGGTGAGCGAGTCGAGGACGCGCCCGTCCTCGCGGAGTTCGAGCGTGACCCCGGTGAGGTCGCGGCGGCGGTTCCGGGCCACCACCTGCGCGACGAGGAGTGCGGCGAGGACGGCGAGGCCCGCCGCTCCGCCGACGACGAGCTTCCACCAGCGGTCCCACCAGGTCGGCGGGGCCACGACGAGGACGTCGAGGAAGTCGGCGTCGACGACGCGGTCGTCGTCGCCGGTGTCCACGACCGCGATCCGGCCGCCCAGCTCACCGAGGGGCGTGCCGCCGCCGAGGCGCACCGTGAAGGGGATGCGGGTGCTTCCGCCCGGCGGCGCGGTGACGGTCGCCGGGGAGACGGAGAGTTCGGCCCCGGGCGTCGGGTTCTCGACGGCGAGCCGCAGGACGCGCGGTCCGGAGTCGTTGTTGGTGACGTCGAGGGTGCCGCGGACGGTGCCCCCGGGGTGCGCGGTCGCCCGGTCGAAGGCGAGTCCGGCGGTGAGGAGCGGTGTGCCCTGGGTGATGCGGGCGTTCAGCGGGCGCAGGTCGGAGGTGACGCCGGGCGCCGACATGCGGGTCGTGAAGCGGAGGTCGCCGGTGGCGCCCGCGGGCACGGTGAGCGAGCCGGTGAACCGGACGTCGTCCGCCCTGCGGTCGGGGGCCTTCCCGTCGTCGGCGAGCCGGAACGTCACGGGGGCGAAGCCCGCGCCGCGCAGTTCGGCCGTGACCGCGAGCCCCGCGAGCTGCCGGGGGTCGGTGATGGTCACCCCGCGCCGGGTCTGCATCCGTACGGCCACGGTGACCTGCTCGCCGGGGCGCGGGGAGGCCGGGTCCAGGGTGACGTCGGAACTGAGCCTGCCCTGCCAGATGGCACGGACGACGACCTCGCGGTCGCGGTGGCCCTCCGGCGCCTCGATGTGCACGCGCCAGCGGCCCGGCAGCGGGTTCTTCACGCGGAGCGCCTCGACCGGCCCGTCCTGTCCGCCGACCTCGAAGGTGGAGCCGTCGAACTCGCCCCGGGTGGGGACCGGGCGGTTCGCCGGGTCGTAGTAGGTGACGCGGACCTTCGGGTCGTGCTTGGAGACCGTGAGGGAGCCGTCGGTGGCGATGGGCGGGATGACGACCGTCAGGTCGGCGGGCGGCTTGCCCGCGGTGCCGTGCGAGATCCGCGCGCAGCGGGCGGCGGCGAAGGTCTCCTGGAGCGCCTTGTCGAGGTCGGCGGAGCTCGCGACGATCCGCATGTGGGGGGCGGAGCCCGGCACGGCGGAGCACGTGCCCCGGTAGCCGCCCTCGGCCATGGCCGTGAGGGCGGCGCGGTCGATCCCGGTGCCGAAGCCGAGGGGCCAGATCTGGACGCCGGCCGCCCTGGCACGGGCGAGTTCCTCCTTGAGCCGCCGCTCGCCGTTGGAGCGGCGGCTGGCGGGATCCCTGCCGTACTCGGGGCTGTCGGAGACGTCGAGCTTGCCATCGGTCAGGAGGAAGACGACCTTGTGCTTGGCGGAGGCCTGCGCGGCCGCGCCGCCGGTGCCGCTCTTCTGGGTGAGGCGGGTGACGGCCTGGCGAATGGCCGCCGGGAAGTCGGTGCCCGGTCCCATCCGGGCCGCGTCGCGCTTGTCGAGGAGCTGGACGCAGTCGCTGAGCCGCTCACGGCCCGCCGCGTCGGCGACGGTGAGCTCGCAGACCTCGCGTACGGGCGACTGGCCGGGCTTCTCCGAGCTGCCGAAGCCGATGACGGTCGCCCGTGAGCGCTCCGATATCTCGCCCTGGCTGAGCAGTCCCGCCGCCTCCGTCTCGCGCGCGAGGTCCTTGTCGGCCAGGCTCTTCGACTGGTCGACGACGACGGCGAAGTCGATCGGTTCGGGTCCCTCGCCCGGCTCGGCGGCCGCTTGGGATCCGCGCGGCGCGCCGGGGGTTCCGGCGGTCGCGAGCGGGCCGGTGAGCGCGAGCAGCGCACCGGCGAGGAGCAGGGCGCTCCCCTTGTTCGTCCAACGCATCGTCACTCTCACCACAGTTCGCTGAGGAGGGCCAGGAGGGCGCCGAGCGCCAGCGCGGACACGCCCAGGCGCAGCCACCGGTACTTCGCCGCGAGCACGAGCCCGTGCACGCTGGCCTGTTCGAGGAGCCAGCCGGTGGCGTCCGCGCCGGGCGGGGCGAGCCGCTCGCGCAGTTCGCCTTCGGAGGGCCCGGCCGCCAGGTCGCGCAGGAGCGTGCGCTCCGCCCCTATCCGGGTGCGGGGCAGGACCACCGACACGAGCATCAGGACCCCCGCGGTCCACAACGCCCCGGCCACGAGCAGGAGGCCGAGCCCGACGCCGGCCGTGGGCATCGGGGCGCGGTCGCCGGAGAACACGACGGCGAGGAAGGCGAGGGCGCCGGAGAGGAGGATCGCGGCCTTGGTGTCGGCCCGCCCGATGTCCTCGCGGACGGTGGCGAGCAGCCGCTCGGCCATGAACCGCAGCTCTTCGGGTGCCACCGGGGCGGCCGTGGAGTCCGCTCGGGGCGGGGCCGGCGCGGGGTCGTGAGCCGGCGCGGGGTCGTGAGCCGGCGTGCGGTCCGGGGTCGGCGTGGGGGCCGTGCGGTCCGGGGTCGTCACTCGTCCTCCCAGTCGTCGAACTCCTCGCTGTGCCGCCCGGGGCGCACGGGCCCGGAGGACCGCCGGGCCCGGTCGGTGCCCTCGCGGTCGTACGGATCGTCGCGGTCGAACCGGTCGTACGAGTCGTACCGGTCCCGGTCGGCGTCCCGCCGGGCGGAGCCCCGCTCGCGGTCCTCGTTCCGGTACCCGTCGCCGTCCCTGCCCCGGTCTCTGTCCCTGTCCCTGTCGCGGTACTCCCCCCGCTCCCGGTCGGATCCGGACTCGACGCGGGTCGGTTCGTAGACCCGCCGGTCGTGCGGGGACTCGTCGTGCTCCGTGCGTTCCGGGCGCTCCGTGCGGTCCGTGTGTTCCGCCCTCTCCGGGTGCTCGTCGCCCCAGTCCGGCCGGACCGGCTCCGGATTCCCCTCCTCCAGGGCGCGCCGCGCACGGGCGCCCCCCGATCCGCCCGAGGGGTTGAGCACGTGGTCGGTGATCCCGCCGACGACGGTGCTGGTCTGGGTCCGCAGGTACATCAGGACCTGGTACATCTGCTCGCCGATGTCGTGCCGTTCCAGGACACCGGTGTCGAGGAGCCGGTTGAAGACCGCGAGGTAGTCCTCCTGGCCCTCGCGCCGCTCCCGCTGGAGCTGTGTCCTGATCTCCCACTGCTTGTCGGGGTGCATCGCCATGTGGTGGGCGATCTGGGCCAGGTCGCCTCGTCGGAAGAGGGCCTCGATCTCCCGGGCCCGGTCGGCGATCCGGGCCCGTTCGGCGGCGTCCTTGCGGCGCTCCGCCTCGGCCTCGCGCGCGTCGGCCTCCATCGTCACGCCGACCCGGTCCCGCCGGTAGACCTCGGCCTTCACCAGGTCGTCGAGGTCGATGAAGACATGGACGCGGGTCTTCAGACCGATGTCGCGGCCGAGGACGAAGCGTCCGGCGTTCAGCTCGTCCCGCACCGCCTCGTCGGCGCGCTGCGCCTCGGTGATCCGGAACCTCCGGGACAGCCGCCGCAGCCGGTCGAGCAGCTCGTCGTGCAGCAGCTCGGCGACGTCCTCGACCTGTTCCTGGACGACGAGGTGCGGATCGGTGACCACCCACTGGACCCGGGCGACGGCCTCGAAGAAGACACCGTCCCCGGCGGCGGGCAGCTGGAGCCGGAACTCCGTGACGTTGCGGCCGAGCTGGACCTCGAAGACGGTGTACGGGGAGCCGAGCAGCGGCTTGTTGACGTCCTCGTTGCGATCCGGCCA includes:
- a CDS encoding VWA domain-containing protein gives rise to the protein MRWTNKGSALLLAGALLALTGPLATAGTPGAPRGSQAAAEPGEGPEPIDFAVVVDQSKSLADKDLARETEAAGLLSQGEISERSRATVIGFGSSEKPGQSPVREVCELTVADAAGRERLSDCVQLLDKRDAARMGPGTDFPAAIRQAVTRLTQKSGTGGAAAQASAKHKVVFLLTDGKLDVSDSPEYGRDPASRRSNGERRLKEELARARAAGVQIWPLGFGTGIDRAALTAMAEGGYRGTCSAVPGSAPHMRIVASSADLDKALQETFAAARCARISHGTAGKPPADLTVVIPPIATDGSLTVSKHDPKVRVTYYDPANRPVPTRGEFDGSTFEVGGQDGPVEALRVKNPLPGRWRVHIEAPEGHRDREVVVRAIWQGRLSSDVTLDPASPRPGEQVTVAVRMQTRRGVTITDPRQLAGLAVTAELRGAGFAPVTFRLADDGKAPDRRADDVRFTGSLTVPAGATGDLRFTTRMSAPGVTSDLRPLNARITQGTPLLTAGLAFDRATAHPGGTVRGTLDVTNNDSGPRVLRLAVENPTPGAELSVSPATVTAPPGGSTRIPFTVRLGGGTPLGELGGRIAVVDTGDDDRVVDADFLDVLVVAPPTWWDRWWKLVVGGAAGLAVLAALLVAQVVARNRRRDLTGVTLELREDGRVLDSLTVRRGQSVRGSFPFAIDDGGGAPATLRRARDGSSSSAHVLRRTGTGQLLLRPRGGAQVPLRPGEPAGLGAYELVVRGGGGVRGRGGRTGRAGSDSGYGSGYGTDTDTDTDSAYGYGYGAGHGPGAATGFRTADGFGTDDDGSGFGTGDGSGARTGDGTGSRTRTAQEGRVPRPRRFGRPRRSGRSGAGTGDPMTTDAGPGGGTGDSGTARSTGTGGSTAGDPDPNF
- a CDS encoding Pycsar system effector family protein; amino-acid sequence: MTTPDRTAPTPTPDRTPAHDPAPAHDPAPAPPRADSTAAPVAPEELRFMAERLLATVREDIGRADTKAAILLSGALAFLAVVFSGDRAPMPTAGVGLGLLLVAGALWTAGVLMLVSVVLPRTRIGAERTLLRDLAAGPSEGELRERLAPPGADATGWLLEQASVHGLVLAAKYRWLRLGVSALALGALLALLSELW